Genomic segment of Drosophila ananassae strain 14024-0371.13 chromosome 2L, ASM1763931v2, whole genome shotgun sequence:
ACTTAACTCACATTCGTTGGTGATGATGAAGCTGAAGGTGACTGCGGCGAGGAAGACACAACTAACACAGTCCAGCCACAGACCGAGCGCCGTATTGGCAGCCATGGTGAGCTGCCACACGCTGCTGTGCACATCCTGCAGCAGGTCAAACTCCTTGGCCACCACATCCTGCAGCTGGCGGGACCGGATGATGGCCAAACCGGACAGTGAGGCACTGAGATGCGAGAACACGGGACTCCGGCAGATGCCTTCGAGGCGCTTGAGGTCCTGGGAGGGACGCAGGTACAGCTTCAGGATGAGCACATCCACCAGAGCCACCACAACCATGGCGGCTATCAAAACGGGATTCACGATGCTGATCACAATCAGAATACCGAACATGACGAGCGCGATCTGTATGAAGTCCATCATGGCTCTGGGAAGTAGTTCATCAACAGCACCCATATCCTTGGAGAAACGATTCAGAATCCTTCCCGAGGGAGTGGTGTCGAAGAACCGCATTGTGGCATGCAGGATGCAGGCAAACATCCGGTCGTGCAGCACTTTCGAGGCGTGCATGCAGATCTTGAAGAACAGAAAGCCCCGGAAAGTGGTCATGATCACCACGGCGATGATCAGTGCTCCGTAGATGTACATGCACTCGAAGGTGGTGAAGCTGGTGGGTCCTCCCTGCGATCGCTGGTACTCCTGCTGCGTCCATATATTCGAGAAGTAGTCcgagctgctgcacaccacCTGCGACATTAGCATCACGAACACCATGAAGCTGAAGCTGACGAGGGTGCTGCCGGCGTGGAAGTACTCGTACCACACTCGCGGCGACACTCCTCCCGAAGCTTGGGCCTCAGCCAGAGCATCCTCGTCCACATCGTCCTCTAACTGGGCGCTGTCCAACTGGATATAAGATATGAgaggtatttttttaaacctcAGATAATGGTTAGCTATTGACTTACCGACTTACTGCCGTGAACGGAGGTGCTCTGCTTCCTCAGCTGTTGGTATCCGTCCTTCTCCCCGTCGATATAGGGTATGTCCTCCTCGTCACTCTCCAGACTCCCGATCGTCAGCGGCGATGCTTGAAGACGGCTGTTCTCCGCTGTGCTCTCCGCCTCATCCTTGGGTCGCTCCAGCAGCTTGGCAAAGTCCAGATCGCTGTTGACCAGCTCCTCGTAGGTTCCCTGTCTCAAAATCCTTCCCTGATCCACAATCACAATGAGATCGGCCTCGGACAGGAAGTGCACCTGATGGGTCACCAGGATGCGAGTGGCCTTCTGCTGAGCCAGTCTGCCCTTGGGACCGATCACCTCATCGAACAAATGCCTTCCCACATGGGCGTCCACTGCACTCAGCGGATCATCCAGTAAGTAGATCGTAGCCGGCTTGTACACCGCTCGAGCCAAGCTAATCCGGGCACGTTGTCCTCCGGACAGAGACGCTCCTCGCTCACCCACAACGGTCTTATCGCCATTGGGCAACTGCTGAAAGTCCGTAGCGAGAGCACAGCAACGGGTCACTTCCTGGTAGCGCTTCTTCTCATACTCCTCGCCGAATAGTATGTTGTTTCTCACCGAGCCAGTGAAAAGCCAAGGCTCCTGGGCGGCATACGACATATCTCCCTGGATGACAACGCCACCGTCGATGACTGGCAACTCTCCCAGGAGCAACTGAAGCAACGAACTCTTGCCAGCACCCACGGGTCCAATCACCGCACACAGTTGTCCCTTTTCGATCTGGAGGTTGATGCTTTGCAGCGTCCTTTGGGGCTTCTCGTTGTCCCAGTTGGCATTAATGTCCTTGATAGTCACGGCCCGAGTATCCCCATTCTCCTGATCCTTCTTTTGGGTGAGACCATGAGCCCGTTCTTCCCTGCCCTCGAGCATGAGGAAGTCCTGGATGCGACGCAATGAGACCAAGGCTTCTGCCCCGAAACTGACAGCCAAGGGATACCAAATGGCGGCCACCAGTTGCAGGATGTTGTAGTAACTGGCCGAGGAGAACACAAAGTCGGCTGTGATGTTCTGGCCCATGAGAGCGGCGGCGGCTAGGGTGATGTAGAGAGTGGATCGCTCCGTGAACACCATGGTGCTGAGGTAGAAGCCTCGCAGGTAGGATGCGTAGCGGATCTGCTGGATTTCGCGCCGGCGAGCCTCAGCCACCACCGCCTGGAAGGGACGCTCCCAGGCGTACATCTTGATCACCTGGATGCCCTGCACCAGCTCGTTCATGATGCCCACCCGGGCGTCCGTGCGCTCGGCAATCCTCATCCTCAGGACAGAGGTCACCTTGCTCAATGCCGTCTGCACGGGCACCGTTTTCAGCAGCAATCCCACAACTCCCACTACCGCCGGAATGCCAATGTTCTGCCAAATCAGGTAACAGGTGAGCACCGCCTGCAGCGGCATGATCCAGATCCAGTGCATGAAGATGAAGCCGTAATCCAGCCGGTTCACGTCATTTGAAAGCAAGTTAATCAAGTATCCAGCCGGCGTCTGTCCGGCCGTTTTCATCGATAGCTGCAGTGTCTTGCGGTAGATCAGGGAGCAGCAGGCGATTCGCATCTTGGCGCCCATCAGTCTCTGCCGGAGATCCACATGGTGCAGCAGGAAGCAGCAGAAGAGAGTGGAGGCAACCAGGACACTGGCCAGGCTATAGGCATCGTTCCAAACGAACTCAGAGGCCTGCGAAATGAGACCGCGCTCTATGGTAGAGTTGTAATTCGCCTCCAAGGGTGAGGGTTGAAATGGCTCCTTCAGGGGATTCCCCTTGTCCAGGGAATTGGGGGAGAAAGCTTAAAAGATAATATATATTACTattcatatatacatatatgtttgTATTATGATAATTCTTGTTGGAAGCTgttataaatacaaaatacgaATCTGAATCAGAGTGTCTAGCCTGATTCTAGACCTTCATTTTCATAAAACCCCTATTAGTAATCTTAAAAGAATAGTTTAAAAACGCTGATTCACTGTTTGTTTTATCAATTGAAACTAACCAGAGGGTTCCTTATTTCACAATATTATGAAAATCTTGTGGGAATCGAAGTGTGAAATAGGGAATTAATTAATTCTAGTACTCTATTCCAGAAATGAGATAAGAGTGATGGACTGAGACACCCATCTCAGACACTACCTACCATCGTTTGGCGCTCCGTTGGCATCGGAAACAGCGTGATCCACCAGATACCTTCCAACGGAGCGGGCAGTTCGATTGAGCGAGTCCGCCAGTGACAGCTCATTGGTGGGACTAGCCGACTTGACGGGAGCTGGGTTCTTTTGGAACTGAATCAACAACTGGGCCAGTACAGCTGGAATCAAGGTTCTGGAAACGGAATAAGTTTTATTCACTGATAGAGGCAGCTTCATTGTAGTGTAAAAGTAGTATAGCCCACTCACTTGATCACAATGTAGATTAAACAAATGAGGCCATTAACGATCGTTGGTCCTAGGAAGCAGCGGAATAGAGCGTTTCTGAGGTGCGGCTTCTGTTTCTTTCGATGGGATCGTTCCAGTTCATTAAACCATTcccttaaataaaataaatatacaagGAATAAGCATTTAAGCTCACATCACATCACATACAGAGGAGTTTTCTGTCAATAAGTAACTAATCTCTTTACTTACTTCTCTAGGCGATCGCCTAGCTGCTCGGAGCGATCCTCCTTAAGGCACTCCGTTAGATCATCTGTGTTCAGGCCTCGCCGGGATCCGCGATAAAGTAGTGGCACCGCCCAAGCAAATATCAATTGTGATATAATATTTGCACGCTGTCGCGGATTTTTCCGCTGTGGCTTGGAACTACTATCCATCCTGGCTCATGTGGCTCCAATGGGTGGGTATGTCTCGCTGAGATCTAAGTGTCTAATTGCCTACAAATAGACGGAACTCATGTTAATTCCGCTAGGGATTCATTCCGATTGGATTAAAGATAAGAGTACGTAACCAAGTTTTAAGTTATAACTACAGTAAACCCAATATCTACTCTCTTATAAGGTCCAAACTTGGAGCAAATGCAGCGCACTTTTGTTATGAGTTTTAATCTTTTAACGAGTAATGGACAACTTGCAgaaattttcttatttaatctttaagttttaatcattttctcatAAAATAAGAGAGCTTATAGGCAGGAgtttatacataaatatgaATGGAAAaagctaattttttttctgcaattaaaaacttactgaaaaaaaaaacgtgttCTTATTCTATTACTACTTTAATATCACTACGTGCTGATTTTTCTTTCATAAATAACTCTTTATTTTGCTTGATAAGATAGACTTTTGGAAAAATAGAAGGCCTATAAAAGGCTCTAAGATCTATAGTTTATATAATAATGAAAACCCAATACCCTAAAGCcatttaaacaaaattttgctaatttagcaaaaatatttatatttatttttagaacaTCTTTGGAGATAAACAGGATTTTGTGATCTGCCATCTCATCGCTTTGCATAAAATATAGCATGTCGGTCAATCACATAGTCTCGATATCGGTCATTAGCTCAacgttttttatttaaattgtcTGAAACAGATAGCAGGCGACACGAGAAGCGTAAATCATAACGCATTTTGGTCGTAGATTCTCTCAGATGACAATAATCATAATGTTTATTAATTAGCAAGCACAAGTCCAGAGGCCTTTTCAGATAACAATAACAcgtattttccttttattatAGCAATTATTTTCGCGGAGGTCTCTCTCCGGCCaggcctaaaaaaaaaactgtgtCTGACCCACTTACAGCGGAAATTTCACttttcaaattaaaagttTTCGCTGCCAGTTTTCAAACTTTACAAGTGCAAGTGAAGTTTCTGCCCATGAAAGGttcatattcttttttttttattacaaaaagaAATGAAGTAAGAGCATCAATAGAGTTCATTAACTGTCTATCTCTATTACAATTAATAGATCTTAATTGTTTTGGGGCGCaaacaatttattaaatgTGACGCAAATAGAAGAAAAGGGTGGGTTTTCTACAAAACTAAACCATAAAACATACTGTCTTTCGataaagaaaattattataactaacccgtttgatttttattctctTATCAAGCACCCTACATATAGTGTAGGGTAGTTATCTtacttttttatcttttatcagaaaaaaactataattaattGTAATTATATCAGCTAGGGGGAGCATTTTTAAGGTTATTTCCAATTGTTTAGACTGGTTTTTGAGCGGCGGGCACTTGTGTCAACCAATAGCCGTTTCATGTTTCATAAACTTTCCACAGAAatctattttataataaatttgcTAAATAAACACAGACACACGCACACttaattagttttttgttcaacaaGTGTGGCAACAGATTGTAAATCAGTGATTAATTTTTTACCGGCAAGGTATGTACAGTGCAGCTTCGTTCTCATGAACTTTTTATTCTAATGAAACTGATTAAGTTGcaaatatttccattttttattgaattttttcttCTTAAGTTTAAAGACAATAATTTCTTTCTTAAAATGAAGAATGAAATCCAAAGAGTCTCCACTGTTTAGACACAGACACGGAGTAAACCGGTGAGCATTAGCACCTAGTGACCCCCAACGGTCAAACAAGTGGTTGGTAGGTTGCTAGAAATTCCTCGTAAGAGTGCAGAAAAGTGTGCCTTATTTCTGGAATAACCGGCATACCGACATCGAAATCGAAAGCTCCCCCTTGTATGCAAAAATATTCCAAGAAAAAATAGTACCTCACTTGCATACAATGGCGGAGGCAGgcacaaaatttaataacggTTAATGACGTAAAGCaagaaagggagaaatgcAGCAGATATTTGTACATATATTGAGCTCTCGccggccaaaaacaaaaaggccAAGAGCCCACTCGCACACACAATAGAAACAGACACATATACGATTTTGGGGTAATTGTTACGCGAATGAAATCGGATATTTGTCCGGATTTAAGGATTTTGGCACTTACTGGCACTACCTAATCATTAATAAGTCACTAAACACTATCTAGCCTGTGATCGGGTATTGCTCGCATAAATGGCGGTACTCAGCACGTGCAGAGTTGATACCAATACTGCCGTCAGATCAGACACTCACACACAGACCAACGACCGGAGCGATATGGCGGTGAAAATGGAGACACCAGGGGACGCACGTCCGCTTCCGTTCAATTTTTTCCGTCGACTGAGACAAGACGCGATGGAGCGCCAAATTTAAAGCGTTAAATCCCCACTGCTTTGAGAGCGAGCAGGAGCAGTGTGGGTGATTGGGGGAATACGAGGCGGAGAGCATAGAGTGGGACAACGGGTGTTTGGCGGTGAGAGCGCGCcaccaaacaaacaaatgttTACAAGCAGAGAGAGTAAAATTAGACTCTCTTCCACACTAGGCTACAAAACTTAACATAAAATTCTCAACCAACAGTGCGAATGTGTAATATTTTAggttaaatatatgtatttctagaagtaaaaataaataaattatatcaataacaatatatttttttacgtaaatatttatatcatataaaaacaaatttatttctCTTAGATcagaataataaataattaagagctcaagaataaaataaaatcatcaAATCTAgatttctaaaaaataaaagactgACTAccattaaataaacaaaaacacccCTCTCAAGTGTAGGCTAATTATGGAGAGCGGctttgaaatgaaatgaaaaaagcATGTAAAATGTAGAAACCCAGAAGCTTTTTACATGCTTCAACTAACAGTACTATGAGATTATGAGAatcattaatttaattaaacatattgttttggtttaaaTATACATTTCCTGTGCTACTACTAGGACACTGTTTGCTTTAGCGTAGCTCACTAGAAAACAGCTTCCAGACACATTAAGGACACCCCCACCCGCCCGCCTACTACTATGTAAACACTCTCGGCAACAGTTGTTctattttggcgccaaaaatAGCTGAGAAAGTAAACAAATGCCTGGCCAGTGTACTCAACCCGAAAGCTCTCTCTTGCACTCAAAATAACCATCCTCGCACGTCTGAGTGCGTTACAGGATGTAGGTCAAccactgcgtatgagtgatattgCAGAGGTAATAGAACCAAGCGTTCAGTTACCGCATTTCAGTTGCTTGACTCACTTTGAACGGGACACTTGACCCGGACAATGCGGAAAACTCAAAAAGGATTTCTTCTATAGTGCTGCGGACGAAATTCGCGCGCGAGACATTTGCGAATCAATACGGCCGggcaaaacaataaaaagaaagttacagaaaaaacaaaagacgAAAAAACCATAAAGTCAAGAAAACGGAAACTACAAAGAGGCCGAACAATTGAATGTATTTTTGGCAAACCCATTGACATTGGTCGGGCGACTTCAGTACCACCACCAGCGAGTGACTCTCAAACTGTTAGGTgaatgtttaaattaaaaatgcaagAGTCCTAAGTGGCGACTTCCCGGGTCCACCTGCGAAAAGGCTTATCGAGGCCCTGGAGAGACCATCGAGGCGCCTCCGTTCATGTTCACATTTAATCTGACTTGTGTGTGTCCTCCGCTTCTTCTGCCATGtaaattacgcatacgcagcgTTGTCCCAGGACTCAAGCAAAAGGcgagcgaaaaaaaaaagataaaaacgCAGTGTCAAGTGACAGAAAGAGCTGTCAGACGATGGCAAGGGTGGTGGGCTTGGCAggcatttgaaatatttatgaaagCCAGCTGGTTGCCATGAAGCCTTCAAGCCATGTttcgctgttgctgctgctttattttttatttttttttcggttgcaGCCATTCGCACTCGACATCAAGGGTAATTAAAATGTGGACACATTAAGGCGGCTCGGGGTTTTTCGTGGCTAACCGAAACACACAAAGGCACAGGCACAGATTTTCACCTGCGAGGTAAAAAGTTTATGGTTTTCGTTTCGGGAAAGTTGTTCCTCTAAAGTGGCCACCCTTTGTGCCACTTGGGGCAGCTGTCTGCCTAGCAATTTTATGCCCCTAtgataaacattttaattagtaGATAAAACAGAAGGATTAAGCTTTCGTCCTGCAACAAACTATAAAACCCTTTTCCAGTTTTTGTTGGTCTTTAAAAAGCTCTAACTACCAGACTTCATAAAGAAACAACCCTGTCATCAATTTGACGAAAATCAGTGTGTGTGTTGCTTGAATATTTGATCCTTGCATACAAAGTCCTTAAGCGGAAGTAATGTTTGCAAAGGAGCCACTGTTTTTCTTAAAGAAGCTCCCCACCCTTCCAGACATTGTATCCGTTGACCCGACCAAAACTCATTAATAATCGGCTGCCCTTTTTTGGCTTTCCTCGttgtttcctttttattgCCACAATCAACGATTTCCGTGCGTGTTGCTTCACTTTGGTGTTGTGTGGCAAGGACTTGCGGCATTTTCGGGGGGCAATAGccatacaaacaaaaaatagtaaCAAACTGGTGTATAATTCATAAGGCATTCCCTGTCAGATGCCCAGTTATGGCCCAATGCTCGACTGACACTTTGACCGATATTAAAGTCCAATACTAGTCTTCACCAGGATAACATGTCCTGGCACATGCCTCGAATAAAGGATACTTTAGTGGAGGAAGCGAAACTTTCATTTGCAGTCGAGTGCCGTTGTGGCATCTATGTCAGTTATTTTATATGTATCCCCGAGGCCGTTTTACGTTAACATCATCTGCATATAACAACCTGGCTAAAGGCTAAAGGACCTCCATTTTTATTCTGGCTAACCAAATGTAGTCAAAGGAAAAGTTTAACATGCCAGGGAAACAGCCTTTGTGGTCTTCGGGGAGGACTTCTAAGCATTTTGGCTGCTAAACAAATTTTCTTAGACAGACGGCGAAGGGAAATAGCTTAAACGTGCCTGATGAGCGACGGAGTTCCACACGAGCGATTTGAGTTTTATCTGAAAATCAgtgttaaaaatatatctgttgaagaaatttaaattggaatgtTTCTGATTGAATTACCAGTTGGGTGACCTTGAAGCGCCCCCTTGATTGTAATTCAATTCTGACCTCATTTAGTGATTGCTTCAATGTATCTCACGCTTCAGACCTCCAATCAGTGTCTCTTCTTAAAGATATAGTCAGAGAAAATACTAGAAATCGTAAAAGGATTTAAGAcctaaaactaaataaatctTAAAGCCAAAAAATACTAGTATTTTGTGGCGCATATCTCTGACCTGCAACACATCACTTTTACCTTCTGTGGGTCAGGTCTACTCTGTTTTCCATCCGCCACCACCCAGTTTCCCCAGCCACTTCTCGCTCTGGTTGACTGGAGGCACTCCATAAATCAAAGGCGATGTGACGCAATTTTCTTTCCACAACCGGCGATGCTCTACACGAAACCTAAACAGAATAAAAGAATATTCCCAATTTGTTTACATTGTTCGTTCAATAAAGTCAAGGCGCCGTCATCGAGTGACCTCGATTACAGCCCGGGAATTGTCACAGTTTAGTTATGAATTAAGTTTTATGGCACGTTACTGAGGGAAAAGTTTTATTACCAAGCCACGCCCCTATCACCCGCCCCTATCCAAGTGGGTTCAAAGTTGAAAAACCCTAAACTACAAGCTTGCAAGGCAAAATCAAAGGCTGGCAGGAATATAAAACATTTATGGGCCAATTAACTGGGAGAGCACATGTGGACTTCCTTGACTCAACAGGAGGCAGGATAAGCAGGATCTCGAAATTTCCCCAAGGTTTCATTTGGTCGTTAATGAGTATCCTACCGGAAAGGAGTTTGTACTTAATAAATGAAAGCACTGCGCAAAATATCCTCTTATATCCTTTAAGTTTTCCCAACAAATatccaaattttttaattttttttatgtgtagCGGTAGAGATCTCTACCGTATCCTTAAATTCCGGCTCCATTTGCCTGCAGGCTGGCCGTGTCCTTCAGATGAGTTCTTCTGCTTCCCTGCATGTCCTGCAGCCAGACAATGTGTGTGTGCAGCCGGtgggggtgtgggtgtgggtgtgtgggtgtgtggcgCGCATGTAACACTGGTGGGTAATTGTATGGGTGGCTGTTGAAGGGCATGTTGAAGTACGCCCTTATTCCTGGACAgcgtttgtttgcttttgatTTGCGCTTTTTCGTCCTGCAGTTGCCACTTCCGCGCGCacgctttctttttttttgtttaccttttcGATTTCCCATCGAAACATTAAAAATGCATATCGCTATGATTATTACACATACGCCATGTGTTACACGGCCATTTAGTATTTATGAAAAAAGGAATAGAGGGAGCgagcaaaaaacaaacaaaaaatgccGCTTAATCCTTATTCATGACTGCACACTGCCAGGCAGGATATTTTACGCCCGTGTGCGTCATCCGGCAGTGGCTCCCAAACTGTTACGCTAATTACTCAACACAGCCTAGATTTTTTATCTCATTTGCAAGTGAGTCAGCTGGAAAGACGGACGGAAAACTACAACAATTACCACTTGACCCAGGACCAAGGATAACCAATTCAATTACACTTGACCACAAAGTTTTGAAAAGAGAAATAAAGTTTGATGCTTAAGTTATGATATCATATACTTTATGatgatttat
This window contains:
- the LOC6503400 gene encoding ATP-binding cassette sub-family C member 4, which produces MDSSSKPQRKNPRQRANIISQLIFAWAVPLLYRGSRRGLNTDDLTECLKEDRSEQLGDRLEKEWFNELERSHRKKQKPHLRNALFRCFLGPTIVNGLICLIYIVIKTLIPAVLAQLLIQFQKNPAPVKSASPTNELSLADSLNRTARSVGRYLVDHAVSDANGAPNDAFSPNSLDKGNPLKEPFQPSPLEANYNSTIERGLISQASEFVWNDAYSLASVLVASTLFCCFLLHHVDLRQRLMGAKMRIACCSLIYRKTLQLSMKTAGQTPAGYLINLLSNDVNRLDYGFIFMHWIWIMPLQAVLTCYLIWQNIGIPAVVGVVGLLLKTVPVQTALSKVTSVLRMRIAERTDARVGIMNELVQGIQVIKMYAWERPFQAVVAEARRREIQQIRYASYLRGFYLSTMVFTERSTLYITLAAAALMGQNITADFVFSSASYYNILQLVAAIWYPLAVSFGAEALVSLRRIQDFLMLEGREERAHGLTQKKDQENGDTRAVTIKDINANWDNEKPQRTLQSINLQIEKGQLCAVIGPVGAGKSSLLQLLLGELPVIDGGVVIQGDMSYAAQEPWLFTGSVRNNILFGEEYEKKRYQEVTRCCALATDFQQLPNGDKTVVGERGASLSGGQRARISLARAVYKPATIYLLDDPLSAVDAHVGRHLFDEVIGPKGRLAQQKATRILVTHQVHFLSEADLIVIVDQGRILRQGTYEELVNSDLDFAKLLERPKDEAESTAENSRLQASPLTIGSLESDEEDIPYIDGEKDGYQQLRKQSTSVHGSKSLDSAQLEDDVDEDALAEAQASGGVSPRVWYEYFHAGSTLVSFSFMVFVMLMSQVVCSSSDYFSNIWTQQEYQRSQGGPTSFTTFECMYIYGALIIAVVIMTTFRGFLFFKICMHASKVLHDRMFACILHATMRFFDTTPSGRILNRFSKDMGAVDELLPRAMMDFIQIALVMFGILIVISIVNPVLIAAMVVVALVDVLILKLYLRPSQDLKRLEGICRSPVFSHLSASLSGLAIIRSRQLQDVVAKEFDLLQDVHSSVWQLTMAANTALGLWLDCVSCVFLAAVTFSFIITNESTYSGNVGLAISQAMILTGMVQYGVRQVAESLQQMTSVERVLQYTELDQEAALKEKTPPAQWPTSGQVEFRNMNCRYDPNGSPVLKNLNLTIEAGWKVGIVGRTGAGKSSLIGALFRLAHIEGEILIDGIETGTISLETLRTRISIIPQDPVLFSATIRYNLDPFERYTDAELWSALEDVELRGAIPGLDYMVTERGSNFSVGQRQLLCLARAILRNNKVLVLDEATANVDPQTDALIQRTIRVKFQQCTVLTVAHRLHTVMDSDRIIVMDAGVAVEFDVPHLLLKKSRGHLRQMVKATGGEADALKKVASDSHKRMQRQRDERDSGNNEESEE